In Methanobrevibacter millerae, the following proteins share a genomic window:
- a CDS encoding helix-turn-helix domain-containing protein, with product MEKNKEFASKMKSIRERQNMSIEELAEKSGVKLEVLQAMENGEVIPSLTPLTKMSRALGVRLGTFLDDTPQIGPVVTRGGKTDTALYFSGREDVTNATNLEYHSLGAGKIDRNIDPFIIDIEYEEGEKELSSHEGEEFIYVLEGEIEVIYGKDTFVIGKGDSIFYDSVVPHHLHATGEKASKILAVLYTPY from the coding sequence ATGGAAAAAAACAAAGAATTTGCTTCTAAAATGAAAAGTATTAGAGAAAGACAAAATATGAGCATTGAAGAGCTTGCAGAAAAAAGCGGTGTTAAACTTGAAGTTTTACAGGCTATGGAAAACGGAGAAGTCATACCGTCCCTTACACCATTGACCAAAATGTCAAGGGCTTTAGGAGTCAGACTAGGAACATTCCTGGATGACACACCACAAATTGGACCTGTCGTCACCCGAGGGGGAAAAACGGATACAGCATTATACTTCTCAGGAAGGGAAGACGTTACAAATGCAACCAACTTAGAATACCACTCATTAGGTGCAGGCAAAATCGACAGAAACATTGACCCTTTCATAATTGATATCGAATACGAAGAAGGAGAAAAGGAATTGTCCTCACATGAAGGAGAAGAATTCATTTATGTTTTAGAAGGAGAAATAGAAGTAATCTACGGAAAAGATACTTTCGTTATCGGCAAAGGAGACAGTATCTTTTATGATTCAGTAGTACCTCACCACCTACACGCAACCGGTGAAAAAGCATCTAAAATACTGGCCGTATTATACACACCATACTAA
- the comE gene encoding sulfopyruvate decarboxylase subunit beta, translating to MQRRDAIEKIMDSIDDELVVCNIGFPSRELYDIKDRDENFYMIGSMGLASSIGLGLALSRPDKDVVVIDGDGALLMNMGSLVTVNACKPRNLTWIVINNGAYGSTGNQETYAKDLDLVEIADSIGLESHDFNAIGLKRLIKDDKCNFIVFNCKPGNSTAPIIDLTPEEIRDRFTKAITK from the coding sequence ATGCAGAGAAGAGACGCTATCGAAAAGATAATGGATTCAATAGACGATGAACTTGTTGTCTGCAACATAGGATTTCCGTCAAGGGAACTCTATGACATCAAGGACAGGGATGAAAACTTCTACATGATCGGTTCAATGGGACTTGCATCATCAATAGGTCTGGGATTGGCTTTATCAAGACCTGACAAGGATGTGGTCGTAATCGATGGAGACGGAGCTCTATTAATGAATATGGGATCTCTGGTTACAGTCAACGCCTGCAAACCAAGAAATCTAACATGGATTGTTATAAACAACGGTGCCTATGGCTCCACAGGAAATCAGGAAACATATGCCAAAGACCTTGATTTAGTCGAAATAGCGGACAGTATCGGACTTGAAAGCCATGATTTTAACGCTATAGGACTTAAAAGGCTAATTAAAGATGATAAATGCAATTTTATCGTCTTCAACTGCAAGCCGGGCAATTCCACCGCACCGATTATCGACTTGACCCCTGAAGAAATCAGGGACAGATTCACCAAAGCAATTACAAAATAA
- the comD gene encoding sulfopyruvate decarboxylase subunit alpha, with product MKMDSTEAIFDGLKDAGIDFIVSVPCVNLSKLLNMIDEDDEIIHIPVTREEEGIGLCAGAYLGGKRPAILMQNSGLGNSINALKSLTELYHFPLIMIMSHRGTEGENICGQVPMGQSTPLILEAMDFHFFKPGTPEGAYEDIRNSWEFSENEGKPVSILLEIKYW from the coding sequence ATAAAAATGGATAGTACAGAAGCTATTTTTGATGGACTGAAAGACGCAGGAATTGATTTTATTGTAAGCGTTCCATGCGTTAACCTTTCCAAATTATTAAATATGATTGACGAAGATGATGAAATTATCCACATTCCAGTAACCCGTGAGGAAGAGGGAATCGGACTTTGCGCAGGAGCTTATCTTGGAGGAAAAAGGCCTGCAATACTTATGCAGAACTCAGGGCTTGGAAACTCAATCAATGCCCTGAAATCACTTACGGAACTTTATCATTTCCCTTTAATAATGATAATGAGCCACAGGGGGACCGAAGGGGAAAACATCTGCGGACAGGTTCCGATGGGTCAGTCAACGCCATTGATTCTGGAAGCCATGGACTTTCATTTCTTCAAGCCAGGGACTCCCGAAGGAGCTTATGAGGATATCAGAAACTCATGGGAATTCTCAGAAAATGAAGGTAAACCTGTTTCAATACTACTGGAGATAAAATATTGGTGA